The Mauremys reevesii isolate NIE-2019 linkage group 1, ASM1616193v1, whole genome shotgun sequence genome has a segment encoding these proteins:
- the KCTD14 gene encoding BTB/POZ domain-containing protein KCTD14 yields the protein MSISSEHRSLGKQVTSSLQTLSPIVELNIGGEVYTTTLSTLKKHPGSKLADMFTGQPKLRTDSEGRFFIDRPGTYFKYILEYLRSNQVPTQCIQDVYKEALFYDIEPLVKKLEDSPQIFGEVVARKQFLARVPNYSENIELMIRIARAEAVASRHSSVTVCVVRTEEDAAKCHNALNSLDMDKKSVVKFGPWKATPSISDLLDCIKMDIEAKGYKISFQPHVTEKGFRFKSYDFFYKFLFTWW from the exons ATGAGCATTTCATCAGAGCACCGATCCCTTGGGAAACAAGTCACGAGCAGCCTACAAACG CTGTCACCGATCGTGGAGTTAAACATTGGCGGGGAGGTGTACACAACAACCCTAAGCACCCTGAAGAAACACCCTGGCTCCAAGCTGGCAGACATGTTTACTGGCCAGCCCAAGCTCAGGACTGACTCAGAGGGGAGGTTCTTCATTGACAGGCCAGGCACCTATTTTAAGTACATCTTGGAATACCTCCGCAGTAACCAGGTGCCCACCCAGTGCATCCAGGACGTGTATAAAGAGGCACTGTTCTATGACATCGAGCCTCTGGTCAAGAAGCTGGAGGACTCCCCTCAGATTTTTGGGGAGGTGGTGGCAAGGAAGCAGTTTCTGGCCCGTGTGCCCAACTACAGCGAGAACATCGAGCTGATGATTCGCATCGCCCGGGCGGAGGCGGTAGCATCCCGTCACTCCAGCGTCACAGTGTGTGTGGTCAGGACCGAGGAGGATGCAGCCAAGTGCCACAACGCCCTGAACAGCTTGGACATGGATAAGAAATCGGTGGTGAAGTTCGGCCCCTGGAAGGCGACGCCGAGCATTTCTGACCTTTTGGATTGCATTAAAATGGACATTGAAGCCAAAGGATACAAGATTTCCTTCCAGCCCCACGTCACAGAGAAAGGCTTTCGGTTCAAATCCTACGACTTCTTCTACAAATTTCTGTTCACCTGGTGGTAG
- the LOC120381079 gene encoding thyroid hormone-inducible hepatic protein codes for MDEYFSAIREMEQAVMFPSLLRGVYMEQQDDTSTGDFGNRDLYEYYMQLKSIKLAVEGKLPPVNESKQQITSREEVQENGEEADLEGLLYHHFTGLYRVLTHLTRKANALTRKYNEILGQINQSEITLAW; via the coding sequence ATGGACGAGTACTTCTCTGCAATCCGCGAGATGGAACAAGCGGTTATGTTTCCCAGCCTCCTCAGAGGCGTCTACATGGAACAACAAGATGACACATCCACTGGTGATTTCGGCAACAGGGACCTGTATGAGTATTACATGCAACTGAAATCCATCAAACTCGCGGTGGAGGGTAAACTGCCGCCTGTAAATGAAAGCAAACAGCAAATCACCAGCAGAGAGGAAGTACAAGAGAACGGAGAGGAGGCCGATCTTGAAGGACTGCTTTATCATCACTTTACAGGCTTGTATCGTGTCCTGACCCATCTGACCAGAAAAGCCAATGCCCTGACCAGAAAATACAATGAAATTCTAGGACAGATCAACCAGAGTGAAATTACGCTTGCCTGGTGA